In Lacibacter sp. H375, one DNA window encodes the following:
- a CDS encoding PorP/SprF family type IX secretion system membrane protein, with protein sequence MRKLILLPLLLIVLQSYAQDPNFSQFFASPLTLNPALTGKFNGLVRVAGNYRNQWPTINNAFRTATLSTDFGILGNTIPEFDQFGVGVMGMYDINGDGVMKNSFISGSVAYHKGIDEDGYHQIGVGFSGTYAQRKLDINKLDFQDELTSLGFTGNTAEVFGSSGFVNINYADVNAGFIYNGATNDYNNFYVGASVYHINRPKVSFMGAEYIMNPRFTLHGGGYFPIADATTLFVSANHQRQAGATETIFGAALGYTVNSDFESPTDVYAGAFVRWGDAVIPYIGIEFGNYRFGASYDINTSRLSAASQRRGGMEVSLIWTKKHTDPNKKKLNCPKF encoded by the coding sequence ATGAGAAAACTTATACTACTACCATTATTGCTGATCGTGTTGCAATCCTATGCACAGGATCCTAATTTCTCCCAATTCTTTGCCTCGCCTTTAACATTGAATCCTGCCTTAACCGGTAAGTTTAATGGTCTTGTTCGTGTGGCAGGTAACTATCGTAATCAATGGCCAACGATCAATAATGCATTTCGTACAGCCACTCTATCGACCGATTTTGGAATTCTTGGAAATACCATTCCTGAGTTCGATCAGTTTGGTGTGGGTGTAATGGGTATGTATGATATTAATGGCGATGGAGTGATGAAGAACAGTTTTATCTCCGGTTCAGTTGCTTATCATAAAGGTATTGATGAAGATGGTTATCACCAGATTGGTGTTGGTTTCAGCGGAACCTATGCGCAACGCAAACTGGATATTAATAAACTTGATTTCCAGGATGAGTTAACAAGTCTTGGTTTCACAGGTAATACGGCTGAAGTTTTTGGCAGCAGTGGTTTTGTGAATATCAACTATGCTGATGTTAACGCAGGGTTTATTTACAATGGCGCAACGAATGATTACAACAACTTTTATGTGGGTGCTTCAGTGTATCATATAAACCGACCCAAAGTAAGTTTCATGGGAGCAGAATATATTATGAACCCACGCTTTACTCTTCATGGTGGTGGTTATTTTCCAATTGCTGATGCAACTACATTATTTGTAAGTGCCAACCATCAACGCCAGGCAGGTGCTACTGAAACAATTTTTGGTGCTGCTCTTGGTTATACTGTGAATAGTGATTTTGAAAGCCCTACTGATGTATATGCTGGTGCATTTGTTCGTTGGGGCGATGCTGTGATACCTTATATTGGTATTGAATTTGGTAATTACCGTTTTGGTGCTTCTTACGATATCAATACATCACGTTTATCAGCTGCTTCGCAACGCAGAGGTGGTATGGAAGTGTCGCTTATCTGGACGAAGAAACATACTGATCCGAATAAGAAAAAACTAAACTGTCCAAAATTCTAA
- a CDS encoding zinc-dependent metalloprotease produces the protein MRKFLLVSAVLLFSLFAAAQQNHWNRESETALRKDVFAKKQRPSNFLVFRLQEKAFEAQLRNAPSEKSISAKRSGFFLTVPDEEGNPVQFRIVEASVMQPGLQSKHTRLRSYLGTSVKDPGTTIRFSFTPQGFNGVILSISKPALYIEKLEKGNNLYIVVSQKALPDLGNFECTTTGNAAISIKSKLPASGSAFSTLNANTGELRVFRLAFAAQGEFSQWCLDGTEANDAERIEKVLAEQVAQITIVNGHIERDFGVRMVMIDNNEDIIFLDPTSDPFTSTDSDDFNAEAQTAITDEIGSDNFDVGHLIRRRNDGGSGGNAGAIGSICQDDIKARGYTGRTDWNEIGVYSEIMLTHEFGHQFGANHTFTHKDESHGAQMEPGSGSTIMSYGGNQDSEGYHVVPIRDHYFHAISIQQVTAYLAGVTCGTTQSAGNNAPTANAGNNFTIPKSTPFQLTGSGSDADEDNLTYGWEQMDNVLDEDDFPWEPNPTHTFGPEFRSRPPVTTPLRIFPILDNILDGTNTNRWEKLPSVSRSLNFRLTVRDNHSGAGQTNSDNMVVTIDDAYGPFTVTAPNSAVTWCPGTHTVTWDVNGSDALAANVKISLSTDGGQTFSTLVASTANDGSADVTIVCAYSNTARIKVEAIDNIFFDISNTNFTIGDNQPPTFTAPADITIEKDANCNYNAAIGVTGDVTNEADNCSTSLNATYTDVVEAGACVGETIIKRTWTLTDGCNLKTEKVQTITIKDVTAPTFTVPADITIYKDDNCEHNDDPSETGNVTDAADNCDPTPAVTYSDVDAPGSCMGEVIITRTWKAEDDCGNKTEKVQIITVKDTTAPTISNISASPEYLWPPNHKMVQVTISYDVADNCSDQAHITKQLSIVSNEPINGLGDGDTEPIDYEVVGTDAHTVRLRAERAGNGDGRVYTIYITATDDCGNSKTDSAKVYVVHNITGPSSGKPFKIGSTVTMNGEFWDVPGKTHTAKWILDESTVAAATVTEPSGSRKGLVSGSYKFLAAGVYKVKMSITDQNGFNSYATTNGDQEQIIVIYDPEGGHTFGGGWYQSPAGALKSDASATGKATFGFAANYFKKSTNPKGETEFVFKVGDFEYNAVNFEYLSINNSLAQIKGNGRIKGLQSGISFIMTVLDGGTTSEDKIRMKIFNKNTGEVYYDNQPGASDADAPVMAVGANSTVVVAAPGKPVRRDEDIPVTIAAGRLDAKPMPNPTNNYFTLYVTGNDEDKISVAVFDLYGRMMETHVTGNGSYIRFGENYKAGTYFVKVMQGELSKQVKLIKIN, from the coding sequence ATGAGGAAATTTCTACTTGTGTCTGCAGTGTTACTGTTTTCCCTGTTTGCTGCAGCGCAACAAAATCACTGGAACAGGGAAAGTGAAACTGCATTACGCAAAGATGTGTTTGCAAAAAAACAACGTCCTTCAAATTTTCTTGTTTTCCGTTTGCAGGAAAAAGCATTTGAAGCGCAATTACGTAATGCGCCATCTGAAAAATCGATCTCTGCAAAACGCTCAGGCTTTTTTTTAACTGTGCCAGATGAAGAGGGCAATCCTGTTCAATTCAGAATTGTTGAAGCATCGGTTATGCAGCCCGGTCTTCAAAGCAAGCATACTCGTCTTCGCTCCTATCTTGGCACCAGCGTAAAAGATCCAGGCACAACTATTCGTTTTTCATTTACACCGCAAGGATTTAATGGAGTGATCCTTTCTATTAGTAAACCTGCGTTGTACATTGAGAAGCTTGAAAAAGGAAACAACCTGTACATCGTTGTATCACAAAAAGCATTACCCGATCTGGGGAATTTTGAATGTACTACAACAGGCAATGCTGCAATAAGCATTAAATCAAAACTTCCTGCGTCGGGTTCTGCATTCAGCACATTAAATGCAAACACTGGTGAACTTCGTGTATTTCGTTTAGCTTTTGCGGCACAAGGTGAATTTTCGCAATGGTGCCTCGATGGTACTGAAGCAAACGATGCAGAACGTATTGAAAAAGTTTTAGCAGAACAAGTAGCGCAAATCACGATTGTAAACGGCCATATTGAAAGAGATTTTGGTGTCCGTATGGTGATGATCGATAATAATGAAGACATTATTTTTCTTGATCCAACATCCGATCCGTTTACTTCCACCGACTCCGATGATTTTAATGCAGAAGCACAAACTGCAATTACCGATGAGATAGGTTCAGATAATTTTGATGTGGGTCATCTTATCCGTCGCAGAAATGATGGAGGGAGTGGTGGAAATGCCGGCGCTATTGGCAGTATTTGCCAAGATGATATTAAAGCAAGAGGTTACACAGGCCGTACCGATTGGAATGAAATAGGTGTGTATTCTGAAATTATGTTGACACATGAATTTGGTCACCAATTTGGCGCCAATCATACGTTCACACATAAAGATGAAAGTCATGGCGCACAAATGGAACCCGGAAGCGGCAGCACCATTATGAGTTATGGCGGCAACCAGGATTCAGAAGGGTATCATGTAGTGCCAATTCGGGATCATTACTTTCATGCCATCAGTATTCAGCAGGTAACAGCTTACTTAGCTGGTGTTACTTGTGGCACTACACAATCGGCAGGTAACAATGCACCAACAGCAAATGCAGGGAATAATTTCACCATTCCAAAATCAACTCCCTTTCAATTAACAGGCAGTGGTTCGGATGCAGATGAAGATAATCTTACCTATGGGTGGGAACAAATGGACAATGTATTAGATGAAGATGATTTTCCATGGGAACCAAATCCTACGCACACATTTGGTCCTGAGTTCCGTTCACGCCCACCTGTTACTACGCCTTTGCGCATCTTTCCAATACTGGATAATATTTTAGATGGCACTAACACCAACCGTTGGGAAAAACTTCCTTCTGTATCACGATCGCTCAACTTCCGTTTAACGGTTAGAGATAATCATTCGGGTGCAGGGCAAACCAATAGCGATAATATGGTGGTTACAATTGATGATGCATATGGACCTTTCACCGTTACAGCACCTAACAGTGCAGTAACCTGGTGCCCCGGTACACATACTGTAACGTGGGATGTGAACGGTAGTGATGCATTGGCAGCCAATGTAAAAATTTCGTTATCAACCGATGGCGGACAAACATTCAGCACACTCGTTGCCAGTACAGCAAACGATGGATCGGCTGATGTAACAATTGTTTGTGCATACAGCAATACCGCAAGAATAAAAGTAGAAGCAATTGATAATATCTTTTTCGACATCAGCAATACCAACTTTACAATTGGCGATAATCAACCGCCAACATTTACAGCGCCTGCTGACATCACGATTGAAAAAGATGCAAACTGTAATTATAATGCGGCCATTGGTGTAACCGGCGATGTGACCAATGAAGCAGATAACTGCAGCACTTCTCTTAACGCAACATATACCGATGTAGTGGAAGCCGGTGCATGTGTTGGAGAAACGATCATCAAACGTACATGGACTTTGACCGATGGATGTAATTTGAAAACAGAAAAAGTACAAACCATCACGATCAAAGATGTAACAGCACCAACATTCACCGTTCCTGCAGACATCACTATTTACAAAGATGATAATTGTGAACACAATGATGATCCGTCTGAAACAGGCAATGTAACAGATGCAGCCGATAATTGCGATCCAACGCCGGCTGTTACATATTCAGATGTAGATGCTCCAGGCAGTTGTATGGGCGAAGTGATTATTACACGTACATGGAAAGCAGAAGATGATTGTGGTAACAAAACAGAAAAAGTACAGATCATCACAGTGAAGGATACTACAGCCCCGACAATTTCAAACATCAGTGCATCACCAGAATATTTATGGCCTCCAAATCATAAGATGGTGCAGGTAACGATCAGTTATGATGTTGCTGATAATTGTTCGGATCAGGCGCATATCACCAAACAACTTTCTATCGTAAGTAACGAACCGATCAATGGTTTGGGTGATGGTGATACAGAACCGATCGATTATGAAGTTGTAGGAACTGATGCGCATACAGTAAGACTCCGTGCTGAACGTGCAGGCAATGGCGATGGCCGTGTCTATACCATTTACATTACTGCAACGGACGATTGCGGTAACAGCAAAACGGACAGTGCGAAAGTATATGTAGTACATAACATCACAGGTCCTTCATCCGGCAAACCATTTAAAATTGGCAGTACTGTTACAATGAATGGTGAGTTCTGGGATGTGCCTGGAAAAACACATACGGCAAAATGGATATTAGATGAAAGTACAGTTGCTGCAGCAACAGTTACTGAACCTTCAGGCAGCAGGAAAGGATTGGTAAGTGGCAGTTACAAATTCTTAGCAGCAGGTGTGTACAAAGTAAAGATGAGCATTACAGATCAAAATGGATTTAATTCATACGCAACAACTAATGGCGATCAGGAACAGATCATTGTTATTTATGATCCGGAAGGTGGTCACACATTTGGGGGCGGCTGGTATCAATCTCCAGCGGGCGCATTAAAGAGTGATGCTTCTGCAACAGGTAAAGCAACCTTTGGATTTGCTGCAAACTATTTCAAAAAATCAACCAATCCAAAAGGTGAAACGGAGTTTGTATTTAAAGTGGGCGACTTCGAATATAATGCGGTAAACTTCGAATATCTATCGATCAACAATTCATTGGCACAGATAAAAGGCAACGGCCGCATTAAAGGATTACAAAGCGGTATCAGCTTTATCATGACAGTGCTTGATGGTGGCACAACAAGTGAAGACAAGATCAGGATGAAGATCTTCAACAAGAATACTGGTGAAGTATATTACGACAATCAACCGGGTGCAAGCGATGCAGATGCACCAGTGATGGCTGTTGGCGCCAACAGTACAGTTGTTGTTGCAGCACCAGGTAAACCTGTCAGAAGAGATGAAGACATTCCTGTAACAATTGCAGCAGGCAGACTTGATGCGAAACCAATGCCGAACCCAACCAATAATTATTTTACATTGTATGTAACAGGAAATGATGAAGATAAAATTTCCGTAGCAGTCTTTGACCTGTATGGACGCATGATGGAAACACACGTAACAGGTAACGGCAGTTATATCCGCTTTGGAGAAAACTACAAAGCAGGAACCTACTTTGTGAAAGTAATGCAGGGTGAGTTAAGCAAACAAGTGAAGCTCATCAAGATTAATTAA
- a CDS encoding SDR family oxidoreductase — protein MKILLFGATGHLGKAIAAEALKQGYALTAVVRNQQKATTLNQTIQCDTIIADVTQHTSLDDICSGFDIVISALGKSVSINDNSKPGFMDVDLTANTYILAEAIKAVVKKFIYVSAYHAERYPQLTYFHVHQQFAERLMRSGLDYAIIKPPALFSAFIDLFELAEKGRLVNMGKGDKITNPVYEGDVAEACINAIKQDVSTIEIGGPEILSRKQINEIIQEVIAPGKKIRTIPLGLVKAMLPVTKLFNRNLFDKLAFFVEVMQHDTIAPKLGQLRLKEYVERKR, from the coding sequence ATGAAGATTCTCCTTTTCGGCGCTACCGGTCATCTTGGCAAAGCCATTGCTGCAGAAGCGTTGAAACAGGGTTATGCATTAACGGCGGTTGTACGCAACCAGCAAAAAGCAACAACATTAAATCAAACTATACAATGCGATACAATCATTGCTGATGTTACCCAACATACTTCCCTTGATGATATTTGTTCGGGCTTTGACATAGTAATCTCTGCATTAGGCAAATCTGTTTCCATTAATGATAACAGTAAGCCCGGTTTTATGGATGTTGATCTTACTGCTAATACTTACATACTTGCGGAAGCAATAAAAGCAGTTGTAAAGAAATTTATTTATGTTTCTGCTTATCATGCTGAACGATATCCTCAGCTCACCTACTTTCATGTTCATCAGCAATTTGCCGAACGTTTAATGCGTTCAGGTCTTGATTATGCCATCATCAAACCTCCTGCCCTCTTCAGTGCATTTATTGATCTGTTTGAATTAGCAGAAAAAGGAAGATTGGTAAACATGGGCAAAGGAGATAAAATTACCAATCCTGTTTACGAAGGCGATGTTGCTGAAGCATGTATCAATGCAATTAAACAAGATGTAAGTACAATTGAAATTGGCGGACCAGAAATATTAAGCCGAAAACAGATCAATGAAATTATACAAGAAGTAATAGCACCAGGAAAAAAGATCAGAACCATTCCTTTGGGTTTGGTTAAAGCCATGTTACCTGTTACAAAATTATTCAACCGTAACCTGTTTGATAAACTTGCTTTTTTTGTAGAAGTAATGCAGCATGATACAATTGCACCCAAGCTGGGTCAACTACGACTAAAAGAATATGTGGAACGAAAGCGATAA
- a CDS encoding RNA polymerase sigma factor, whose product MHADQKYIEALLNHDQRLISEIYQRFAPNMKAYLLSRGCNEDDAGDVFQEALIDIYKLANDKQFVLTCPFEAFLLLLCKRKFINKTKKTSLTVVTNGEDDAYTHIPGDANAGAADHTAQVEKEKLVMLVLDEMGNCKEVIMKSLLKKPQEEIAEELGMTYAYYRKRKSNCMGELAELVRNKPQFKELVS is encoded by the coding sequence TTGCATGCAGATCAAAAATATATCGAGGCTTTACTAAACCACGACCAGCGACTTATCAGTGAAATATACCAGCGCTTTGCGCCGAACATGAAAGCTTACCTGCTTTCACGTGGCTGTAATGAAGATGATGCGGGTGATGTGTTTCAGGAAGCATTGATCGATATTTATAAACTGGCGAATGATAAACAGTTTGTGCTTACCTGCCCCTTTGAAGCGTTCTTATTATTACTCTGCAAACGCAAATTCATCAACAAAACGAAAAAAACTTCACTTACTGTGGTAACAAATGGCGAGGACGATGCATATACTCATATACCGGGTGATGCCAATGCAGGCGCAGCCGATCATACAGCACAAGTGGAAAAAGAAAAACTGGTGATGCTGGTGTTGGATGAAATGGGCAACTGCAAAGAAGTGATCATGAAAAGCCTGCTGAAAAAACCGCAGGAAGAAATTGCAGAAGAACTGGGTATGACGTATGCGTATTACCGTAAACGTAAAAGCAACTGCATGGGAGAGCTGGCTGAACTGGTACGTAACAAACCTCAATTTAAAGAACTTGTATCATGA
- a CDS encoding fasciclin domain-containing protein: MKKGLFSWGALLCVCLIIASGCQKQNDVIADVNKFENESIASIIQNPNTSFTVKGGTGSGVSSRASAGRQVKFTYLAVALARTGLTSTLSTLSSNYTLFAPTDDAFRAAGFKTIQDVVKAPKEVLTPILLYHVLGAKVLAAQVPAGPNAAVKTLNGADAYVTSNSNGVFINGNAVIVADVKAANGVIHVIDNILMPPVGNIVATAVANPNFTYLVAAVLRASQGSTNVAALLSGDGPLTVFAPVNQAFIDAGFATIADITAADPNALTPILAYHVVAGRVFSSDLTNNMSVPMFAGGNTTITLTGGPKIKGNGNAMAANIIKTDIVTTNGVIHVIDGVLLP, from the coding sequence ATGAAAAAAGGACTTTTTTCATGGGGTGCACTCTTGTGTGTATGCCTCATCATTGCCTCAGGATGTCAAAAGCAGAACGATGTTATTGCCGACGTTAACAAATTCGAGAATGAATCGATCGCTTCCATCATTCAAAACCCTAACACAAGCTTCACCGTAAAAGGTGGAACAGGCTCTGGAGTTTCAAGCAGGGCGTCTGCAGGAAGACAAGTGAAGTTCACTTATCTCGCAGTTGCACTGGCACGTACCGGTTTAACAAGTACGTTATCAACGCTCAGCTCAAACTACACGTTGTTTGCACCAACTGATGATGCATTCAGAGCTGCCGGATTTAAAACCATTCAGGATGTTGTAAAAGCTCCGAAAGAAGTATTGACTCCAATATTGTTGTATCATGTACTTGGTGCTAAAGTTTTAGCAGCGCAAGTTCCTGCTGGTCCAAATGCAGCAGTGAAAACATTAAATGGTGCAGATGCATATGTTACATCAAACAGCAATGGTGTTTTCATTAATGGTAATGCTGTAATTGTTGCTGATGTTAAAGCAGCTAATGGAGTAATTCATGTTATTGACAATATATTGATGCCGCCAGTAGGAAATATTGTTGCAACAGCTGTTGCCAATCCAAACTTTACCTATTTGGTTGCTGCAGTATTAAGGGCAAGCCAGGGTTCTACAAATGTTGCAGCACTTTTAAGCGGCGATGGTCCATTAACAGTATTTGCTCCGGTTAACCAGGCATTTATTGATGCAGGATTTGCAACCATTGCTGATATTACTGCTGCTGATCCAAATGCGCTAACGCCCATTCTTGCTTATCACGTAGTTGCGGGAAGAGTATTTTCATCTGACCTCACGAATAATATGAGTGTACCAATGTTTGCCGGAGGTAACACGACAATTACACTAACAGGTGGACCAAAGATCAAGGGTAATGGAAATGCAATGGCAGCGAATATTATCAAAACAGATATTGTAACGACCAATGGAGTGATCCATGTGATCGATGGAGTATTGTTGCCATAA
- a CDS encoding alpha/beta hydrolase, whose protein sequence is MLNTIISMLNRSLFFIAVLISSITVVAQTKEEEKVFSLGIIRQLHSVELNENRTLNIYLPESFHKDSSYPVIYLLDGSADEDFIHVAGLVQFYNFPWVNVLPKSIVVGIANVDRRRDFTFHTTIEKDKKDFPTTGGSEKFIRFIEKELQPYINKSFKTTGNNMLIGQSLGGLLATEVLFKKPELFSQYVIVSPSLWWDNESLLKAKVEPFKKKIGIYIAVGKEGKLMEEDAKALSDLLKTKLTNGTIQFEYISNKEHGNIFHQAVANAFEFFGEKK, encoded by the coding sequence ATGCTTAATACAATCATCAGTATGCTTAATCGCTCTTTGTTTTTTATTGCAGTTTTAATTTCATCCATAACAGTCGTTGCTCAAACAAAAGAAGAAGAAAAAGTTTTCTCATTGGGCATTATACGGCAGCTGCATTCAGTTGAATTAAATGAAAACCGTACACTAAATATTTATTTGCCGGAAAGTTTTCATAAGGATTCAAGCTATCCCGTAATTTATTTACTCGATGGTTCTGCTGATGAAGATTTTATTCATGTGGCAGGTCTTGTTCAGTTCTATAATTTCCCATGGGTGAATGTGTTGCCCAAATCAATTGTGGTGGGTATTGCCAATGTTGACCGGCGGAGAGATTTCACCTTCCATACAACAATCGAAAAGGATAAAAAAGATTTTCCTACAACAGGCGGTTCAGAAAAATTCATCCGCTTTATTGAAAAGGAACTGCAGCCTTACATCAACAAGTCATTCAAGACAACTGGAAATAATATGCTCATTGGCCAATCGCTGGGTGGGTTATTGGCAACAGAAGTATTATTCAAAAAACCGGAATTGTTTTCACAGTACGTCATTGTAAGTCCGAGTTTGTGGTGGGATAATGAATCGTTGCTGAAAGCAAAGGTTGAACCATTTAAAAAGAAGATAGGAATTTATATAGCAGTTGGCAAAGAAGGAAAGCTCATGGAAGAAGATGCAAAAGCTTTAAGCGATCTTCTTAAAACGAAACTGACAAACGGAACAATTCAGTTCGAATACATCAGCAACAAAGAACACGGTAATATTTTTCATCAGGCTGTTGCTAATGCGTTTGAATTTTTTGGAGAGAAGAAATGA
- the rimM gene encoding ribosome maturation factor RimM (Essential for efficient processing of 16S rRNA), whose translation MEYFSIGQILGTFGLSGEVVLKHNLGKKTSLKGLEVLFIEESKDKLLPYFITGTKIKNEEEVYIAIDGITTKEQAKKLSPKKVWLREEDFHKQAGKSAPISLIGYLMIDGKKELGNVLEVIEQPLQILCRLEIEGKEVLIPLHEETIRSINHKKKQVLVELPEGLLEVYLG comes from the coding sequence ATGGAATACTTCAGCATTGGACAAATACTTGGCACATTCGGATTAAGCGGCGAAGTGGTACTGAAACATAACCTCGGTAAAAAAACTTCGTTGAAAGGATTAGAAGTATTGTTCATTGAAGAATCGAAAGACAAACTTCTTCCTTACTTCATAACAGGCACCAAGATCAAGAACGAAGAAGAAGTTTACATTGCTATTGATGGTATTACCACTAAAGAGCAGGCAAAAAAATTATCTCCGAAAAAAGTATGGCTGCGTGAAGAAGATTTTCATAAACAAGCCGGCAAGTCTGCTCCTATTTCGCTCATTGGTTATTTAATGATCGATGGAAAGAAAGAGTTAGGCAATGTGCTCGAAGTAATTGAACAACCACTGCAGATCTTATGCAGGTTAGAAATTGAAGGCAAAGAAGTATTGATACCACTGCATGAAGAAACTATCCGTAGCATCAATCATAAAAAGAAACAAGTGCTGGTTGAATTGCCTGAAGGTTTGCTGGAAGTTTATTTGGGTTAA
- the rpsP gene encoding 30S ribosomal protein S16 — protein MPVKIRLQRHGSKKRPFYFIVVADARAPRDGKFIQKIGTYNPVTEPAVIQIDRQKALEWLHKGAQPTDTVRKILSTKGVLYLKHLLRGVGLGLFDQAAAMEKFQSWHSEHEATEAKKREEARKARFKQRSGGNYQRRPMAPRRQEGGEAPAAE, from the coding sequence ATGCCAGTTAAAATCCGTCTGCAAAGACACGGGTCAAAAAAGAGACCCTTCTATTTCATCGTAGTGGCCGACGCAAGAGCCCCAAGAGATGGAAAATTCATTCAGAAAATCGGTACTTACAACCCTGTAACAGAGCCTGCTGTGATCCAGATCGATCGTCAGAAAGCTTTGGAGTGGTTACACAAAGGAGCTCAGCCTACTGACACAGTTCGCAAGATCCTTTCTACAAAAGGTGTATTGTATCTGAAACACCTCTTACGTGGTGTTGGTCTTGGTCTTTTCGATCAGGCTGCTGCAATGGAGAAATTCCAATCTTGGCACAGCGAGCATGAAGCTACTGAAGCGAAGAAAAGAGAAGAAGCCCGTAAGGCAAGATTCAAACAGCGCAGTGGTGGTAACTATCAACGCCGTCCGATGGCTCCAAGACGCCAGGAAGGTGGAGAAGCACCGGCAGCTGAGTAA
- the ffh gene encoding signal recognition particle protein yields MFQNLSERLESAFKNIKGEGRITELNIAATVKDIRRALVDADVNYKIAKDFTDTVKDKAQGSKVLLAVNPGQQMVKIVQDELTELMGGTESELELKGAPAVILIAGLQGSGKTTFSGKLANYLKTQKGKSPLLVAADIYRPAAIDQLTVLAGQIGVDIYSERENKDAVAIVQNAIKEAKSKNKNVVIIDTAGRLAIDEILMKEVADIKAAVNPNEILFVVDSMTGQDAVNTAKAFNDRLNFTGVVLTKLDGDTRGGAALSIKYTVNKPIKFVSSGEKMDTLDVFYPDRMAQRILGMGDITSLVEKAQAQFDEEQAKKLEKKIRKNQFDFEDFKQQLEQIKKMGNLKDLMGMIPGMGKAMKDIEISDDSFKGVEAIINSMTPQERSNPDLISQSRRLRIAKGSGKDIAEVNAFMKQFEQMKQMMSMMNKMPMGKMMPGMGRR; encoded by the coding sequence ATGTTTCAGAATTTAAGTGAACGTTTAGAGAGTGCGTTTAAGAATATAAAAGGTGAAGGCCGTATTACCGAGCTCAATATTGCTGCTACGGTGAAAGATATCCGTCGTGCCCTCGTGGATGCCGACGTAAACTATAAAATTGCCAAAGACTTTACTGATACAGTGAAGGATAAGGCGCAAGGTTCCAAGGTGTTGCTGGCGGTAAACCCCGGTCAGCAAATGGTGAAAATTGTGCAGGACGAGCTCACAGAATTAATGGGCGGCACTGAAAGTGAACTTGAACTGAAAGGTGCTCCTGCAGTGATTTTGATTGCCGGTTTACAAGGTAGCGGTAAAACCACTTTCAGTGGAAAACTCGCCAATTATCTCAAAACACAGAAAGGAAAATCTCCTTTGCTGGTGGCGGCAGATATTTATCGCCCGGCGGCGATCGATCAATTGACCGTATTGGCGGGGCAAATTGGTGTGGATATTTACAGCGAACGGGAGAACAAAGATGCAGTTGCTATTGTGCAGAATGCTATTAAGGAGGCAAAGTCAAAAAATAAGAACGTAGTTATCATCGATACGGCCGGTCGTTTGGCCATTGATGAAATATTGATGAAGGAAGTGGCTGATATAAAAGCCGCTGTGAACCCGAACGAGATCCTCTTTGTGGTGGATAGTATGACGGGGCAAGATGCAGTGAACACGGCCAAAGCCTTCAACGACCGATTGAACTTTACGGGTGTTGTGCTTACCAAACTCGATGGCGATACAAGAGGTGGTGCGGCGCTTTCCATCAAATACACGGTGAACAAACCCATCAAATTTGTGAGCAGTGGCGAAAAGATGGATACGCTTGATGTGTTTTACCCCGATCGTATGGCGCAGCGTATCCTCGGCATGGGTGATATTACTTCGCTCGTAGAGAAAGCGCAGGCCCAGTTCGATGAGGAACAAGCCAAAAAACTGGAAAAGAAGATCCGCAAAAACCAGTTCGATTTTGAAGATTTCAAGCAGCAACTGGAGCAGATCAAGAAAATGGGTAACCTGAAAGACCTGATGGGCATGATCCCCGGAATGGGCAAGGCCATGAAGGATATTGAAATAAGTGACGATTCGTTTAAAGGTGTTGAAGCCATCATCAATTCTATGACCCCGCAGGAAAGATCAAACCCTGACCTTATCAGCCAAAGCCGTCGTTTGCGCATTGCAAAAGGCAGCGGAAAAGATATTGCTGAGGTGAATGCTTTTATGAAACAGTTTGAGCAAATGAAGCAAATGATGAGCATGATGAACAAAATGCCCATGGGCAAAATGATGCCGGGCATGGGCCGCCGGTAA